A genome region from Magnolia sinica isolate HGM2019 chromosome 8, MsV1, whole genome shotgun sequence includes the following:
- the LOC131252762 gene encoding putative receptor protein kinase ZmPK1: MRKSHSTPILLLIYLLISFDSPYASPTPQYSSLKKGSSLSVEDESDLLFSPDKSFTCGFYKVGTNAYSFSIWFSNSANKTIVWTANWGGRLVNGHGSRFSVHWDGNMVLTDVDGSTVWNANTISTNVDRAELLNSGNLVLKDPNGRILWQSFDSPTNTLLPSQTLTKGKRLVSAIRKGELSSGYFILFFDSENVLRLMYDGPDISRLYWPNPDFDAWGNGRSTFNSSRSAVLDNKGEFSSSDQLKLYASDLGVGIRRRLTLDYDGNLRLYSLNESTGLWLISWVALPQQCNIHGLCGRYGVCVYTPMPKCTCLQGYEMNDLGDWSKGCKPKFSKICNTQMVKFVELPQTDFFGFDLNYSTGISLESCKKICLDDCSCEAFQYRLEGDGRCWAKSALFNGRNSPNLYGTIYLKLPKSLETENSSQFKGLELVCSLNESEVFVGSSDVYKESTGTEYRLFLWFALSVGGIEILFIAAGWWYIFKEHGMQMLVEEGYRRISNQFKRFTYVELKKATDQFKDELGRGGSGSVYKGVLADKRAVAVKKLRDVFQCEEEFWAEVSTIGRINHMNLVRMWGYCSEKAHRLLVSEYVENGSLDKYLFSDGSSKEPARLLGWNERFKIAVGTAKGLAYLHHQCLEWVIHCDVKPENILLGCDFEPKIADFGLAKLSQRGGPGSNFSRVRGTKGYMAPEWTLNLPITAKVDVYSYGIVLLEIVKGSRFLNWMTDAEEEVGLKSYARMAKEKMESGEESWVGNLVDSRLDGKFDWKQAAVMVEIGLSCVEEERSKRPTMDMIVRALHECQDEERSTDGSFPQTMENFYSAKTVFDSYVSV; encoded by the coding sequence ATGAGAAAATCTCATTCCACTCCAATCCTTCTTCTTATCTACCTTCTCATCTCATTCGACTCTCCTTATGCATCTCCAACACCTCAATATAGCTCTTTAAAGAAAGGATCCTCACTCTCAGTAGAAGATGAATCAGACCTCCTATTCTCCCCAGACAAATCATTCACATGTGGTTTCTACAAGGTCGGCACAAATGCCTACTCTTTCTCAATCTGGTTTTCAAATTCGGCGAACAAAACTATCGTGTGGACGGCAAACTGGGGCGGCCGTCTCGTGAACGGCCATGGATCGAGGTTCTCTGTGCACTGGGATGGTAACATGGTCCTGACCGATGTCGACGGTTCGACCGTTTGGAATGCTAATACCATCTCCACCAACGTTGATAGAGCCGAGCTTTTGAACAGTGGAAACCTCGTGTTGAAAGATCCAAATGGGAGGATTTTATGGCAGAGCTTCGACTCTCCCACTAACACTCTTCTGCCTTCACAAACACTAACCAAAGGCAAGAGACTCGTTTCTGCGATAAGGAAAGGAGAGCTTTCTTCGGGTTATTTCATTCTCTTTTTCGACAGCGAAAATGTCCTGAGATTGATGTATGATGGGCCCGATATTTCTAGATTATATTGGCCTAATCCTGATTTCGATGCGTGGGGCAATGGTCGATCAACCTTCAACAGTAGTAGATCGGCTGTTCTTGACAATAAGGGTGAGTTTTCATCGAGcgatcagctgaaactttatgcTTCCGATCTGGGTGTTGGGATTAGAAGGAGATTGACATTGGATTATGATGGTAATCTCAGACTCTATAGCTTGAATGAGTCAACCGGGTTGTGGCTGATTTCATGGGTGGCTCTCCCACAGCAGTGCAATATACATGGTCTGTGTGGCAGATATGGTGTTTGTGTCTATACACCGATGCCGAAATGCACGTGCCTGCAGGGATATGAAATGAACGATTTGGGAGATTGGAGCAAAGGTTGCAAGCCCAAATTCAGCAAAATCTGCAATACCCAGATGGTGAAATTTGTAGAGCTTCCACAAACAGACTTCTTCGGGTTCGATCTTAATTACAGTACAGGAATATCGCTAGAATCTTGCAAGAAGATTTGCTTAGACGATTGCTCTTGTGAGGCTTTCCAGTATAGATTAGAAGGTGATGGACGCTGCTGGGCCAAAAGCGCACTTTTCAATGGGCGTAATTCTCCGAATCTCTATGGCACCATATATCTAAAATTACCAAAAAGTCTAGAAACTGAAAATTCGTCGCAATTCAAAGGATTGGAGCTTGTTTGCAGTTTGAATGAATCTGAAGTTTTCGTGGGATCCTCTGATGTTTATAAGGAGAGCACAGGCACTGAATATCGTCTTTTCCTCTGGTTTGCTCTGTCTGTAGGTGGGATTGAGATTCTCTTTATTGCAGCAGGTTGGTGGTATATTTTCAAGGAGCATGGGATGCAGATGCTGGTGGAGGAAGGCTACCGAAGGATTTCAAATCAGTTTAAGAGATTTACTTATGTGGAATTGAAGAAGGCAACTGACCAATTCAAGGATGAGCTCGGCAGAGGAGGCTCTGGGTCTGTTTACAAAGGAGTTTTGGCTGATAAGAGGGCAGTGGCGGTGAAGAAATTGCGAGATGTATTTCAATGCGAAGAGGAGTTTTGGGCTGAGGTGAGCACAATCGGACGAATCAACCACATGAATCTGGTGAGAATGTGGGGATACTGTTCGGAGAAAGCACACAGGCTCCTGGTCTCTGAGTATGTGGAGAACGGATCATTGGATAAGTACTTGTTCTCCGATGGAAGCAGCAAGGAGCCTGCTAGATTACTTGGATGGAACGAACGGTTCAAGATCGCGGTAGGGACGGCAAAGGGTCTGGCTTATCTTCACCACCAGTGTCTTGAGTGGGTCATCCACTGTGATGTGAAGCCTGAAAACATACTATTGGGTTGCGATTTCGAGCCCAAGATTGCAGATTTTGGATTAGCGAAACTATCTCAGAGAGGCGGGCCGGGTTCTAACTTCTCTCGGGTCCGAGGAACAAAGGGCTACATGGCGCCTGAGTGGACTTTGAATCTTCCCATCACAGCGAAGGTCGATGTTTATAGTTATGGGATTGTGCTTCTAGAGATTGTGAAGGGGAGTCGGTTTTTGAATTGGATGACAGATGCAGAAGAAGAGGTGGGACTGAAGAGCTATGCCCGGATGGCGAAGGAGAAGATGGAGAGTGGAGAAGAATCATGGGTTGGGAATTTGGTGGATTCAAGATTGGATGGGAAGTTTGATTGGAAGCAAGCGGCGGTGATGGTGGAGATAGGCCTTTCATGTGTGGAGGAAGAGCGGAGCaaaaggcccaccatggatatgATTGTCCGAGCTCTCCATGAATGTCAAGATGAGGAGCGAAGCACGGATGGCTCGTTTCCTCAAACTATGGAAAATTTCTATTCTGCAAAAACTGTATTTGATTCTTATGTTTCTGTGTAA
- the LOC131252764 gene encoding putative receptor protein kinase ZmPK1, with the protein MRKSHSNPILLLLYLLISFHSPYASQTPQYNSLKKGSSLSVEDESDLLISPDKSFTCGFYKVGTNAYSFSIWFSNSANKTIVWTANWGRPVNGRGSRFSVHLDGNMVLTDIDDSTVWNANTTSNDVDRAELLNSGNLVLKDPNGRILWQSFDSATNTLLPSQMLTKGKRLISERGKGDLSMGYFNLFFDSDNVLRLMYDGPDISRVYWPDPGRDAWGNGRSTFNSSRLAVLDEIGQFSSSDQLKLDASDLGVGIRRRLTLDYDGNLRLYSLNESTGLWLISWVALPQQCDIHGLCGRYGVCVYTPMPKCTCLPGYEISDPGDWSKGCKPKFSKICNTQMVKFVELPQTDFFGFDHTYSEGISLESCMKICLDDCSCEAFQYRLDGDGDCWAKSALFNGRTSPNLIGTIYLKVPKSLETENSSQFKGLELVCGSNEAEIVMGSSSIYKESTGTEYRHFIWFAVSVGGIEILFVAAGWWYLFKDHGMRTLVDEGYRMISNQFRRFTYTELKQATHQFKDELGRGGSVSVYKGVLADKRAVAVKKLRDVFQCEEEFWAEVSTIGRINHMNLVRMWGYCSENAHRLLVSEYVENGSLDKYLFSDGSSKGPARLLGWNERFKIAVGTAKGLAYLHHQCLEWVIHCDVKPENILLGRDFEPKIADFGLAKLSERGRLGSNFSHVRGTKGYMAPEWTLNLPITAKVDVYSYGIVLLEIVKGSRFLNWMTDVEEEVGLKSYARMAKEKMESGEESWVGDLVDSRLDGKFDWKQAVVMVEMGLLCVEEERSKRPTMDMIVHALLACEDEEGSADVSLLQTKENFYSARIEFDSYVSV; encoded by the coding sequence ATGAGAAAATCTCATTCCAATCCaatccttcttcttctctacCTTCTCATCTCATTCCACTCTCCTTATGCATCTCAAACACCCCAATATAACTCTTTAAAGAAAGGATCCTCTCTCTCAGTAGAAGATGAATCAGACCTCCTAATCTCCCCAGACAAATCATTCACATGTGGATTCTACAAGGTCGGCACAAATGCCTACTCTTTCTCAATCTGGTTTTCCAATTCCGCGAACAAAACCATCGTTTGGACAGCAAACTGGGGTCGACCCGTTAACGGCCGTGGATCGAGATTCTCAGTGCATTTGGATGGAAACATGGTCCTGACCGACATTGACGATTCTACCGTTTGGAATGCAAATACCACCTCCAACGACGTTGATAGAGCTGAGCTTTTGAACAGCGGAAATCTCGTGTTGAAAGATCCAAATGGGAGGATTTTATGGCAGAGCTTCGACTCTGCCACTAACACTCTTCTGCCTTCACAAATGCTTACCAAAGGCAAGAGACTCATCTCTGAAAGAGGGAAAGGAGACCTTTCTATGGGTTATTTCAATCTCTTTTTCGACAGCGATAATGTTCTGAGATTGATGTATGATGGGCCTGACATTTCTAGAGTCTATTGGCCTGATCCTGGTCGTGATGCATGGGGCAATGGTCGATCAACCTTCAACAGTAGTAGATTGGCGGTTCTTGACGAAATTGGCCAGTTTTCATCAAGCGATCAGCTGAAACTTGATGCTTCCGATCTGGGTGTCGGGATTAGAAGGAGATTGACATTGGATTATGATGGTAATCTCAGACTCTATAGCTTGAATGAGTCGACCGGGTTGTGGCTGATTTCGTGGGTGGCTCTTCCACAGCAGTGTGATATACATGGCCTGTGTGGCAGATATGGTGTTTGTGTTTATACACCGATGCCGAAATGCACGTGCCTGCCAGGATATGAAATAAGCGATCCGGGAGATTGGAGCAAAGGTTGCAAGCCCAAATTCAGCAAAATCTGCAATACCCAAATGGTGAAATTTGTAGAGCTTCCACAAACAGACTTCTTTGGGTTCGATCATACTTACAGTGAAGGAATATCGCTAGAATCTTGCATGAAGATTTGCTTAGACGATTGCTCTTGTGAGGCTTTCCAGTATAGATTAGATGGCGATGGAGATTGCTGGGCCAAAAGCGCACTCTTCAATGGACGTACTTCTCCGAATCTCATAGGCACCATATATCTAAAAGTACCAAAAAGTCTAGAAACTGAAAATTCCTCACAATTCAAAGGATTGGAGCTTGTTTGTGGTTCGAATGAAGCTGAAATTGTAATGGGATCCTCTAGTATTTATAAGGAGAGCACAGGCACTGAATATCGTCATTTCATCTGGTTTGCTGTGTCTGTAGGTGGCATTGAGATTCTCTTTGTTGCAGCTGGTTGGTGGTATCTTTTCAAGGATCATGGGATGCGGACGCTGGTGGATGAAGGATACCGAATGATTTCAAATCAGTTCAGGAGATTTACATATACGGAATTGAAGCAGGCGACCCACCAATTCAAAGACGAGCTTGGCAGAGGAGGCTCTGTCTCTGTTTACAAAGGAGTTTTAGCTGATAAGCGTGCAGTGGCGGTGAAGAAACTGCGAGATGTATTTCAATGCGAAGAGGAGTTTTGGGCTGAGGTTAGCACGATCGGACGAATCAACCACATGAATCTGGTGAGAATGTGGGGATACTGTTCGGAGAATGCACACAGGCTCTTGGTCTCTGAGTATGTGGAGAACGGATCACTGGACAAGTACTTGTTCTCTGATGGAAGTAGCAAGGGGCCTGCTAGATTACTTGGATGGAACGAACGGTTCAAGATCGCGGTAGGGACGGCGAAGGGTCTGGCCTATCTTCACCACCAGTGTCTTGAGTGGGTTATCCACTGTGATGTGAAGCCTGAAAACATACTATTGGGAAGAGATTTCGAGCCCAAGATTGCGGATTTTGGATTGGCGAAGCTGTCTGAAAGAGGGAGACTGGGTTCTAATTTCTCTCACGTCAGAGGAACAAAGGGCTACATGGCACCTGAGTGGACTTTGAATCTTCCCATTACAGCGAAGGTTGATGTTTATAGCTATGGGATTGTGCTTCTAGAGATTGTGAAGGGGAGTCGGTTTTTGAATTGGATGACAGATGTAGAAGAAGAGGTGGGACTGAAGAGCTATGCCAGGATGGCGAAGGAGAAGATGGAGAGTGGAGAAGAATCATGGGTTGGGGATTTGGTGGATTCAAGATTGGATGGGAAGTTCGATTGGAAGCAAGCGGTggtgatggtggagatgggcctTTTGTGTGTGGAGGAAGAGCGAAGCAAAAGGCCAACCATGGATATGATTGTCCATGCTCTCCTTGCATGTGAAGATGAGGAGGGGAGCGCTGATGTCTCGTTGCTGCAGACTAAGGAAAATTTCTATTCTGCAAGAATTGAATTTGATTCTTATGTTTCTGTGTAA